A window from Aquiluna borgnonia encodes these proteins:
- the lipA gene encoding lipoyl synthase produces MSESKPERKLLRLEVRNASTPIERKPAWIKTTAKMGPEYRQLQSHVKEQGLHTVCQEAGCPNIFECWEDREATFLIGGSQCTRRCDFCQIDTGKPADFDADEPRRVGESVKSMQLRYATVTGVARDDLEDEGAWLYAETIRQIHQQSIGTGVEILVPDFSGKPELLQQVFDASPEVFAHNVETVPRIFKRIRPAFNYERSLDVLTQARNAGMVTKSNLILGMGEERSEISQALQDLHDAGTDIITITQYLRPSPRHHPVERWVKPEEFVEMAKEAEEIGFLGVLSGPLVRSSYRAGRLWATSMIAKGRPIPQELKHLADKVEFAQASAIA; encoded by the coding sequence ATGTCCGAATCTAAGCCCGAGCGCAAACTCCTCCGTCTTGAGGTGCGCAACGCCTCCACTCCCATCGAGCGTAAACCCGCCTGGATCAAGACCACGGCCAAGATGGGTCCGGAGTATCGTCAGCTGCAGTCTCACGTCAAGGAGCAAGGCCTCCACACCGTTTGCCAAGAGGCAGGTTGCCCAAATATTTTTGAGTGCTGGGAGGACCGCGAGGCGACCTTCCTAATCGGAGGATCTCAGTGCACCAGGCGCTGTGATTTCTGCCAGATTGACACAGGTAAACCGGCCGACTTCGATGCTGATGAACCTCGCCGAGTTGGCGAATCAGTCAAAAGCATGCAGCTGCGGTATGCGACCGTGACCGGCGTTGCCAGAGACGACCTAGAGGACGAAGGCGCTTGGCTTTACGCAGAGACCATTCGGCAAATTCACCAGCAGTCAATCGGGACGGGCGTTGAGATTTTAGTTCCGGACTTCAGTGGCAAACCAGAGCTACTCCAGCAGGTCTTTGACGCCAGCCCCGAAGTCTTCGCTCACAACGTGGAGACAGTTCCAAGAATCTTCAAGAGAATCAGACCGGCCTTCAACTACGAGCGATCGCTTGATGTGCTCACACAAGCCAGAAATGCCGGAATGGTCACAAAGTCCAACCTAATTCTCGGCATGGGCGAGGAGCGCTCTGAAATTTCCCAGGCGCTCCAGGACCTGCATGATGCCGGCACGGACATCATCACAATCACCCAGTACCTAAGACCTTCCCCTCGACACCATCCGGTTGAGCGCTGGGTGAAGCCTGAGGAGTTTGTCGAAATGGCAAAGGAGGCCGAGGAAATCGGATTCCTCGGCGTGCTATCCGGACCCCTTGTTCGCTCCAGTTACCGAGCGGGACGCCTGTGGGCTACAAGCATGATCGCGAAGGGTAGGCCCATTCCTCAGGAGCTGAAACACCTCGCCGACAAAGTTGAGTTCGCGCAAGCCAGCGCCATTGCCTGA
- the lpdA gene encoding dihydrolipoyl dehydrogenase — protein MSDHNFDLVILGSGSGGYAAALRSAQLGMSVALIERDKLGGTCLHRGCIPTKALLHSAEVADVTRESAMFGVNATFQSIDMTQVNKYRDSIIDKLYKGLTGLVSSKSITFVQGEGRLTGPKTVTVNGENYTGKNVILATGSNTRTLGIEIGGRVITSDQALQMDFVPSKVAVLGGGVIGVEFASIWRSFGAEVVIIEGFDRLVPNEDPAISKVLERAYRKRGIEFKLGNKFKTVSQNESGVQVELENGDQITADILLVAVGRGPNATGFGFEEQGVQMDRGWVLTNERLQTNLPGVYAVGDIVPGLQLAHRGFMQGIFVAEEIAGLKPMKVDEMGIPRVTYCEPEIASVGLTEAQAREKYGSESVSTYEYNLAGNGKSNILGTAGIVKLVRQINGPVVGFHMIGSRAGEQIGEAQLIVNWEAHPEDVAPHIHAHPTMNEAIGEAHLAIAGKPLHAHA, from the coding sequence ATGTCCGATCACAATTTTGACCTCGTAATCCTCGGAAGCGGCAGTGGTGGCTACGCGGCAGCCCTTCGCTCCGCTCAGTTGGGCATGAGTGTTGCTCTAATCGAGCGGGACAAGCTCGGTGGCACCTGTTTACACCGCGGCTGCATCCCGACCAAGGCTCTGCTTCACTCCGCTGAGGTCGCTGACGTAACTCGAGAATCCGCCATGTTCGGCGTGAACGCGACTTTTCAGTCGATCGACATGACCCAGGTAAACAAGTACCGGGACTCCATCATCGACAAGCTCTACAAGGGTCTCACCGGGCTGGTTAGCTCTAAGAGCATCACTTTCGTCCAGGGTGAAGGCCGGCTAACCGGTCCCAAGACTGTGACCGTAAACGGGGAGAACTACACGGGTAAAAACGTCATCCTTGCGACCGGCTCAAACACCCGCACGCTGGGGATTGAGATCGGAGGCCGCGTCATTACGAGTGATCAGGCCCTGCAGATGGATTTCGTACCTTCGAAGGTTGCGGTGCTGGGCGGTGGAGTAATCGGTGTTGAGTTTGCATCGATTTGGCGCTCATTCGGTGCCGAAGTGGTGATTATTGAAGGTTTTGACCGCTTGGTTCCAAATGAGGACCCAGCCATCAGCAAGGTACTCGAGCGCGCCTACCGAAAGCGCGGCATCGAATTCAAGCTTGGAAACAAGTTCAAGACCGTGTCCCAGAACGAATCTGGGGTTCAGGTAGAGCTAGAAAATGGCGACCAAATCACGGCTGACATATTGCTTGTCGCAGTTGGTAGAGGCCCGAACGCAACCGGCTTTGGCTTTGAGGAGCAGGGCGTTCAGATGGACCGCGGTTGGGTACTAACCAACGAGCGTTTGCAAACTAATCTTCCAGGCGTTTACGCAGTCGGTGACATCGTCCCGGGACTGCAGCTCGCACACCGCGGTTTCATGCAGGGAATCTTCGTTGCGGAAGAAATCGCCGGGCTCAAGCCCATGAAGGTGGACGAGATGGGAATCCCTCGCGTTACCTATTGTGAGCCTGAAATTGCGTCAGTTGGACTTACCGAAGCCCAGGCTCGCGAAAAGTACGGTTCCGAATCAGTTTCCACCTACGAGTACAACCTCGCCGGAAACGGGAAGAGCAACATCTTGGGCACCGCCGGAATCGTGAAACTAGTTCGCCAGATCAATGGTCCAGTGGTCGGTTTCCACATGATCGGCTCTCGTGCCGGGGAGCAAATTGGTGAGGCACAGTTGATCGTGAACTGGGAAGCTCACCCCGAGGATGTAGCACCTCACATCCACGCCCACCCAACCATGAACGAAGCCATCGGCGAGGCACACCTTGCTATCGCTGGCAAGCCACTCCACGCACACGCCTAA
- the sucB gene encoding 2-oxoglutarate dehydrogenase, E2 component, dihydrolipoamide succinyltransferase, protein MSEVVLPALGESVTEGTITRWLKKVGDTVAIDEPLVEVSTDKVDTEIPSPVAGILQEIRVQEDETVAVGAVLAVVGEGAAPASAPVAVAPAAVTPAPVVEAPVVVPPPVAAAAAAPVTPAPVVAPVAPPVVVPVAAPAVAPAAPAISESQDESDPNYVTPIVRKLANDMGVDLAQVKGTGVGGRIRKEDVLSHVAPTATVAASSAPVVHQPAAVSALRGTSEPMSRLRKVLAERAVASMQNSAQLTTVVEVDVTKIATLRKNVQGAFVAKTGNKLNFMPFFTLAAAEGLQSHPKINSTVDGENIVYHGSENISFAVDTERGLLTPVIRNAASLNIAQIAGQIAELAERTRSNKLTPDELSGGTFTLTNTGSRGALFDTPVVFLPQSAILGTGVVTKRPVVVTDADGNDSIAIRSMVYLALSYDHRHIDGADASRYLTDVKARLEAGAFEANLGI, encoded by the coding sequence ATGAGCGAAGTAGTACTTCCAGCCCTCGGAGAATCTGTTACCGAAGGAACCATCACGCGCTGGCTAAAGAAGGTCGGCGACACAGTGGCCATCGATGAGCCGCTGGTTGAGGTCTCCACCGACAAGGTAGACACCGAGATCCCCTCCCCGGTCGCCGGCATCCTGCAGGAAATCCGTGTCCAAGAGGACGAGACGGTTGCCGTCGGAGCAGTCCTAGCTGTCGTTGGCGAGGGTGCAGCGCCTGCTTCAGCGCCAGTAGCTGTCGCTCCAGCCGCAGTTACCCCCGCTCCGGTCGTTGAAGCCCCGGTGGTTGTTCCACCGCCAGTTGCGGCTGCGGCTGCGGCTCCGGTAACCCCGGCTCCAGTAGTTGCACCAGTGGCGCCGCCAGTCGTTGTCCCCGTCGCTGCACCAGCGGTGGCACCTGCTGCACCAGCAATTTCAGAGTCTCAAGACGAGTCTGATCCAAACTACGTGACCCCAATCGTCCGGAAGCTAGCTAACGACATGGGTGTAGACCTTGCTCAGGTAAAGGGGACTGGCGTAGGCGGACGCATCCGCAAGGAAGACGTACTTTCCCACGTGGCACCAACTGCTACCGTCGCGGCCTCGAGTGCGCCGGTTGTTCACCAGCCTGCAGCCGTCTCTGCCCTTCGAGGAACCTCGGAGCCGATGTCTCGACTTCGCAAGGTCCTTGCTGAAAGAGCAGTTGCTTCGATGCAGAACTCGGCACAGCTCACCACGGTCGTGGAGGTCGATGTGACCAAGATTGCGACCCTTCGTAAAAACGTTCAGGGTGCATTCGTCGCAAAGACCGGCAACAAGCTCAACTTCATGCCGTTTTTCACCCTGGCGGCGGCTGAGGGTCTGCAGTCACACCCAAAGATCAACTCAACCGTTGACGGTGAAAACATCGTTTACCACGGCTCCGAGAACATCTCTTTTGCTGTTGATACTGAGCGCGGTTTGCTGACACCAGTTATCCGGAATGCGGCTTCGCTAAACATCGCACAGATTGCAGGCCAGATTGCTGAACTAGCGGAGCGCACCCGAAGCAACAAACTGACCCCGGATGAACTAAGCGGTGGCACCTTTACCCTCACCAACACTGGAAGCCGCGGTGCTCTGTTTGACACCCCGGTGGTCTTCCTGCCGCAGAGCGCAATCCTTGGAACCGGAGTCGTTACCAAGCGTCCGGTGGTAGTCACCGATGCAGACGGCAACGATTCAATCGCCATTCGCTCAATGGTCTACCTTGCCCTGAGCTATGACCACCGCCACATCGATGGCGCGGATGCTTCCCGCTACCTAACCGACGTCAAGGCGAGACTCGAGGCTGGTGCCTTCGAGGCGAACCTGGGTATCTAG
- a CDS encoding DUF4191 domain-containing protein, which yields MAKNPKNPGRMRQLMRVYKITAKNDPAALWLSLLSFLGVIALGLLVGWLVNGLNTFGFWLWVITSVVSGALVFMIIMSKRAERNAYMQIEGQAGAVGAVLDSQIRRSWRASSTPVAVNAKTREAVYRMIGPAGVVLIGEGSGVRIKQMLDDEARKISRSAPGVPVTKLHVHIDGGVRLHALLSTVYKVKKSLNRSEVTTVANRLDALAGSALPIPKGIDPMKMRAPKRKA from the coding sequence ATGGCTAAGAACCCGAAGAATCCAGGCAGAATGCGCCAGTTGATGCGCGTTTACAAAATAACTGCCAAGAATGACCCCGCCGCCCTGTGGCTCTCGCTGTTGAGCTTCCTGGGAGTAATTGCTCTCGGTCTATTGGTTGGTTGGTTGGTCAATGGACTCAACACTTTCGGGTTCTGGCTTTGGGTAATCACATCCGTGGTCAGCGGAGCACTGGTCTTCATGATCATCATGTCAAAGCGTGCAGAGCGCAACGCCTACATGCAGATTGAGGGTCAGGCAGGTGCCGTTGGCGCAGTGCTAGATTCGCAAATCAGACGCAGCTGGCGCGCATCTTCCACCCCAGTAGCGGTGAATGCCAAAACTAGAGAGGCCGTCTACCGAATGATTGGCCCAGCTGGTGTAGTTCTAATCGGAGAAGGTTCCGGCGTCAGGATCAAGCAAATGCTGGACGATGAGGCAAGAAAGATTTCCCGCAGTGCACCTGGAGTCCCAGTAACGAAGCTGCATGTCCACATCGATGGTGGGGTGAGACTGCACGCTCTCCTTTCAACCGTTTACAAGGTGAAGAAGTCGCTAAATCGCTCTGAGGTCACCACCGTTGCAAACCGCTTGGATGCGCTTGCCGGCTCCGCGCTGCCGATTCCAAAGGGTATTGACCCGATGAAAATGCGTGCCCCAAAGCGCAAGGCTTAA
- the lipB gene encoding lipoyl(octanoyl) transferase LipB yields the protein MPEFIEVGFDPDFVGYQEGYDLQLKVHADVVAEKRPNTVLLLEHSSVYTAGKRTDASELPNDGSEFVETNRGGKITWHGPGQLVGYPIMHLPQPIDVVNYVRWMEQVLIDTIAHFGVRGERVIGRTGVWVDVAGEYEKVAAIGIRVSEKVTMHGFALNCNNSLDPYEHIIACGISDARTTTLSKLTGGNISPRDTASLIKQILGEIPNVRI from the coding sequence ATGCCTGAGTTTATTGAGGTAGGTTTTGACCCGGATTTTGTTGGCTATCAGGAGGGCTACGACCTGCAGCTGAAGGTTCACGCCGATGTGGTTGCGGAGAAAAGGCCCAACACCGTTCTGCTTTTGGAGCACTCCTCGGTTTACACTGCGGGGAAGCGGACTGACGCCAGCGAGCTGCCAAATGATGGCAGTGAATTTGTGGAAACCAACCGGGGCGGCAAAATTACCTGGCACGGCCCTGGGCAACTTGTTGGCTATCCGATCATGCACCTCCCGCAGCCAATTGACGTCGTCAACTACGTGCGATGGATGGAGCAGGTCCTAATTGACACCATTGCACACTTTGGGGTTAGGGGCGAGCGGGTGATCGGGCGCACCGGCGTCTGGGTAGACGTTGCAGGCGAGTACGAAAAGGTTGCTGCGATTGGGATTCGCGTATCCGAAAAGGTCACCATGCACGGCTTTGCACTCAACTGCAATAACTCGCTAGATCCCTATGAACACATCATTGCCTGCGGAATCTCGGATGCTCGAACCACGACACTTTCAAAGCTAACCGGCGGGAACATTTCACCGCGAGATACGGCTAGCCTTATCAAGCAAATATTGGGAGAAATACCGAATGTCCGAATCTAA
- the glnA gene encoding type I glutamate--ammonia ligase, with product MDKQQEFVLRTIEERGVKFIRLWFTDVAGTLKSVAVAPAEVEGAFAEGIGFDGSAIEGLARTSEADMLAMPDPSTFQILPWRGTVDPAARMFCDIATPDGKPANADPRNVLRRALDKAAKMGFSFYVHPEIEFYLLKGTELGPDGQPVPVDNAGYFDNVPGGTAHDFRRRAVTMLEQLGISVEFSHHEGGPGQNEIDLRYADALSMADNIMTFRTVIKEVAIEQGVYATFMPKPFTNHPGSGMHTHFSLFEGDRNAFFDAAAPYHLSIVARQFIAGILKHAPELTLVTNQYVNSYKRLWGGGEAPSYVSWGHNNRSALIRVPLHKPEKSQSTRIEYRAMDSAANPYLAYALLLSAGLKGIEEGYELGAETEDDVWSLSDMERRAMGIESLPQSLDHAIRKLETSDLAAEVLGESVFSYVLANKRNEWAQYRSQVTPFEIEQNLRTL from the coding sequence ATGGACAAGCAGCAAGAGTTCGTACTTCGGACCATTGAAGAGCGCGGTGTCAAGTTCATCAGGCTCTGGTTTACCGATGTTGCCGGAACCCTAAAGTCCGTTGCTGTTGCCCCGGCTGAGGTCGAGGGTGCTTTCGCTGAAGGTATCGGTTTTGATGGCTCTGCCATCGAGGGGCTGGCCCGCACCAGTGAGGCCGACATGCTTGCGATGCCTGACCCATCCACCTTTCAAATTCTTCCCTGGCGCGGGACCGTAGACCCCGCTGCAAGGATGTTTTGCGACATCGCGACCCCCGATGGAAAGCCTGCCAACGCGGACCCCAGAAATGTTTTGAGGCGTGCTCTGGACAAGGCAGCCAAAATGGGTTTCAGCTTCTACGTTCATCCAGAAATCGAGTTTTACCTGCTCAAGGGAACTGAGTTGGGCCCTGATGGCCAACCTGTGCCGGTCGACAATGCTGGGTATTTTGACAACGTTCCGGGTGGAACGGCACATGATTTTAGAAGGCGCGCCGTCACCATGCTCGAGCAGCTGGGCATCTCGGTCGAGTTCAGTCACCACGAGGGCGGGCCCGGTCAAAACGAGATCGATCTACGTTATGCCGATGCGCTTTCGATGGCCGACAACATCATGACCTTCCGCACCGTGATCAAGGAGGTGGCGATTGAGCAGGGTGTCTACGCAACTTTCATGCCCAAGCCCTTCACTAACCACCCCGGCAGTGGCATGCACACTCACTTCTCGCTATTTGAGGGAGATCGAAACGCGTTTTTTGATGCCGCTGCACCGTATCACTTGAGCATTGTGGCCAGGCAGTTCATAGCGGGAATCCTCAAGCACGCTCCAGAGCTAACTCTGGTTACCAACCAGTACGTAAACAGCTATAAGCGACTGTGGGGCGGTGGAGAGGCTCCAAGTTACGTGAGCTGGGGACACAACAACCGTTCCGCGCTAATTCGTGTGCCGCTTCACAAGCCTGAGAAGAGTCAGAGCACTCGCATCGAGTATCGAGCGATGGACTCAGCCGCAAACCCATATCTGGCTTACGCGCTGCTTTTGAGTGCCGGCCTGAAGGGAATCGAAGAGGGTTACGAGCTCGGCGCAGAAACCGAAGACGATGTGTGGTCGCTGAGCGACATGGAACGGCGAGCCATGGGCATAGAGTCTCTCCCGCAGTCTCTGGACCACGCCATTCGAAAGCTTGAAACTTCCGACTTGGCGGCAGAGGTGCTGGGAGAGTCCGTCTTCAGCTACGTTTTGGCTAACAAGCGCAACGAATGGGCTCAATACCGCTCGCAAGTGACCCCATTTGAAATTGAGCAAAACCTCCGCACTCTCTAA
- the glnA gene encoding type I glutamate--ammonia ligase: MFKTASEVLAYIKENDVKFLDVRFTDLPGVQQHFNLPVSQIDEDFFANGQLFDASSIRGFASIHESDMQLIPDVTTAYIDPFRIEKTLIISFDIYNPRNGELYHRDPRQVAHKAERYLASTGIADTAFFAPEAEFFIFDEVRYETKANTAFHIVDSVEGAWNSARHEEGGNLGNKTPFKGGYFPVSPVDHLADIRDAIVLELEAAGLDVERSHHEVGTAGQCEINYRFDTLVKSADDVLKFKYIVKNVSHQYGKTATFMPKPLFGDNGSGMHVHQSLWKDGKPLFYDESGYGGLSDLARWYIGGLLKHAPSLLAFTNPTVNSYHRLVPGFEAPVNLVYSAGNRSAAIRIPMTGSNPKAKRIEFRAPDASGNPYLAFAAMLMAGLDGIKNRIEPHAPVDKDLYELPPEEAKSIPQVPGSLGGVLEALEQDNEYLKQGNVFTDDLIETWIDYKREKELKPLAQRPHPYEFELYYGV; encoded by the coding sequence ATGTTCAAAACTGCCTCCGAGGTGCTTGCCTACATCAAGGAAAACGATGTCAAATTCCTAGATGTTCGCTTCACCGACCTACCAGGCGTCCAGCAGCACTTCAACCTGCCGGTTTCCCAGATTGACGAAGACTTCTTCGCAAATGGCCAGCTATTTGACGCTTCGTCAATTCGCGGCTTTGCTTCAATTCACGAATCAGACATGCAGTTGATTCCAGATGTCACCACCGCGTACATCGACCCATTCCGCATTGAGAAGACTCTGATCATCTCCTTCGACATCTACAACCCGAGAAACGGTGAGCTCTACCACCGCGACCCTCGCCAGGTTGCTCACAAGGCTGAGCGCTACCTTGCCTCAACTGGTATTGCAGACACTGCATTCTTTGCCCCAGAGGCAGAATTCTTCATCTTCGATGAGGTTCGCTACGAGACTAAGGCCAATACCGCATTCCACATCGTGGACTCGGTTGAAGGTGCCTGGAACTCTGCTCGTCACGAAGAGGGTGGGAACCTAGGAAACAAGACCCCGTTCAAGGGTGGCTACTTCCCAGTGTCTCCAGTTGACCACCTTGCCGACATTCGCGATGCAATCGTGCTTGAGCTTGAGGCTGCAGGCCTCGACGTAGAGCGCAGCCACCACGAGGTCGGAACTGCTGGACAGTGCGAGATCAACTACCGCTTTGACACCCTGGTGAAGTCTGCTGACGACGTCCTGAAGTTTAAGTACATCGTCAAGAACGTCTCTCACCAGTATGGAAAGACTGCGACCTTCATGCCAAAGCCACTCTTTGGCGACAACGGCTCCGGTATGCACGTTCACCAGTCACTGTGGAAGGACGGCAAGCCGCTGTTCTATGACGAGTCCGGCTACGGTGGTCTCTCTGACCTGGCTCGCTGGTACATCGGTGGTCTGCTGAAGCACGCCCCAAGTTTGCTGGCTTTCACAAACCCAACCGTGAACTCTTACCACCGTCTAGTCCCAGGCTTTGAAGCACCAGTGAACCTGGTCTACTCAGCCGGTAACCGCTCGGCTGCTATCCGTATCCCAATGACCGGATCTAACCCGAAGGCTAAGCGCATTGAGTTCCGTGCTCCAGATGCCTCAGGAAACCCATACCTGGCTTTCGCGGCAATGCTGATGGCCGGTCTAGATGGAATCAAAAACCGCATTGAGCCACACGCTCCGGTCGACAAGGACCTATACGAGCTGCCACCAGAGGAGGCGAAGTCCATTCCTCAGGTTCCAGGTTCGCTAGGCGGAGTTCTCGAAGCCCTAGAGCAGGACAACGAGTACCTGAAGCAGGGCAACGTCTTCACAGACGACCTGATTGAGACCTGGATCGACTACAAGCGTGAGAAGGAGCTAAAGCCACTGGCGCAGCGCCCTCACCCTTACGAGTTCGAGCTCTACTACGGCGTCTAA
- a CDS encoding bifunctional [glutamine synthetase] adenylyltransferase/[glutamine synthetase]-adenylyl-L-tyrosine phosphorylase, with protein sequence MAEARSGSLSELARLGFEELSQTIPKLERLVSLVGDRGRSAMSYLSAAASPDLALDGFIRLSEIAPKEISKLLAKEENATRLARVLGSSMGLSDYLVRNTSSLDTFLNPVQLPIESELLVLKANSDDELKRNYFAKLLQITDFDLSHTDYREPIKAVTAALSDLAAGALEGALKLAREQTLQEGRFDAQAIAQTKLAVIAMGKCGARELNYVSDVDVIYVADGDAEQTIEIATKLATKLARIISEPSLEPGLWQVDPNLRPEGKSGALVRRVESHLAYYEKWAEEWEFQALLKARFVAGDSELGARYESTIKPLVWSRTNRSAIVESARHLRKRVLDLIPAGEKDREIKLGRGGLRDVEFTAQLMQLVHGVTNESVRVPDTLSALEALAESGFISRKDSAAFSRHYQTLRAIEHRVQLSRLRRDHLFPNSETELRRVARGLGLKTQELEQIWRSVRLEVAALHDSVFYRPLLMAMANLEPGDISLSEREVQERLSALGFRDPKGAQAHISALTSGVSRRATIQRTLLPVLIRWMADGVDPDRALISFRRLSESLGETHWFLRMLRDSSGAAERLMRVLSSSEYIAKLLEHIPDSSEWFGDEEALRPIPLEGISSEMASVAERAGDVGSAAEAIRNIRRREVLRVSIGAVLGVTTLEEISLGLSEITDAYITNMLELAKSEVNAEFDVAVVAMGRWGGEELGFGSDADGMLVYDSQELTSQAHGEQIAQRLLTLVRDYLLEFELDLGLRPEGKNGPLIRSLQGYAGYYERWAEPWEFQALLRARVVSGSVKLQDSFKSLIDSYRYPESVPAKTLIEIRRIKARVEHERLPQGADPARHLKLGRGSLSDVEWLVQLMQIAHAATHPSLKTISTVKALRELGELGIIDRESSDRLLAGWMIASRSRSAQVLASDKRLDVLPTDLRQLEAMARILEYQPGGASQFEQDYLAATRKSRSAFEKYFA encoded by the coding sequence ATGGCTGAGGCAAGAAGCGGCAGTCTGTCTGAACTGGCAAGGCTCGGTTTCGAAGAGCTCTCGCAGACCATACCGAAGTTAGAGCGCCTGGTCTCATTGGTCGGAGACCGTGGACGATCCGCCATGTCTTACCTTTCGGCTGCTGCATCGCCCGACTTAGCGCTTGATGGGTTCATCAGGCTGTCTGAGATCGCCCCAAAAGAGATCTCCAAGTTGCTTGCAAAAGAGGAAAATGCAACCCGTTTGGCTCGGGTCTTGGGCTCGTCCATGGGACTTTCCGACTACTTGGTCAGGAACACCTCCTCCCTGGACACATTTCTCAATCCGGTTCAGCTTCCTATCGAGTCTGAGTTACTTGTTCTGAAGGCCAATAGCGACGATGAGTTGAAGCGCAACTACTTTGCGAAGCTCCTTCAGATTACGGACTTTGACCTAAGCCACACCGATTACCGGGAGCCGATCAAGGCGGTCACAGCAGCGCTAAGTGATCTCGCGGCTGGAGCCTTGGAGGGTGCTCTAAAACTTGCCAGGGAGCAAACCCTCCAAGAGGGTCGTTTCGACGCCCAGGCTATAGCCCAAACCAAGCTTGCGGTCATTGCCATGGGTAAATGTGGAGCGCGAGAGCTCAACTATGTGTCGGATGTCGACGTTATTTACGTAGCGGACGGTGATGCTGAACAAACCATTGAAATCGCCACCAAACTAGCCACCAAGTTGGCTCGAATAATCTCTGAGCCCTCGCTTGAACCTGGATTATGGCAGGTTGATCCGAACCTCAGGCCTGAGGGAAAGTCCGGCGCGCTGGTTCGTAGAGTGGAATCTCACCTCGCCTACTACGAGAAATGGGCTGAGGAGTGGGAGTTCCAGGCATTACTCAAGGCCCGTTTTGTGGCCGGGGATAGCGAGCTTGGAGCCCGCTACGAATCCACGATTAAACCGCTCGTTTGGAGTCGAACCAACCGCTCCGCAATTGTTGAGAGCGCGAGGCATCTCAGGAAACGGGTTCTAGACCTTATCCCAGCCGGGGAAAAAGATCGTGAGATCAAACTCGGTCGCGGCGGGCTCAGGGACGTTGAATTCACGGCGCAATTGATGCAGTTGGTGCACGGGGTGACAAACGAGTCAGTCAGGGTTCCAGACACGTTATCGGCCCTTGAGGCACTGGCTGAAAGCGGATTTATTTCGCGAAAGGATTCGGCCGCATTCTCTCGGCACTACCAGACCCTAAGGGCAATCGAGCATCGGGTTCAGCTCTCCAGGCTTCGGCGCGACCACTTGTTTCCCAACTCCGAAACCGAGTTACGCAGGGTCGCCAGGGGGCTGGGGCTGAAGACTCAGGAACTCGAGCAGATCTGGCGAAGTGTCCGTCTAGAGGTTGCCGCCCTGCACGACAGTGTTTTCTATCGACCGCTGCTGATGGCCATGGCGAATCTAGAGCCAGGGGACATCTCTCTCTCGGAGCGAGAGGTCCAAGAGCGTCTAAGTGCTCTTGGATTCCGGGATCCCAAGGGCGCCCAAGCTCACATTTCCGCCCTCACCTCTGGTGTGTCAAGAAGGGCCACTATCCAGCGCACATTGCTGCCAGTTCTAATTCGCTGGATGGCAGATGGGGTTGATCCCGATCGCGCGCTAATTAGCTTCCGTAGGCTAAGTGAATCGCTGGGGGAGACCCACTGGTTCCTGAGGATGCTTAGGGACTCATCTGGGGCAGCGGAACGCTTGATGCGTGTGCTGTCTTCCTCCGAATACATTGCAAAATTGCTTGAGCACATTCCTGATTCCTCGGAGTGGTTTGGGGACGAGGAGGCGCTCAGGCCAATTCCTCTAGAGGGCATAAGCAGTGAAATGGCATCGGTCGCGGAGCGGGCTGGGGATGTCGGTTCGGCAGCGGAGGCGATAAGAAACATTCGTCGCCGCGAGGTGTTGAGAGTTTCCATTGGAGCTGTTCTCGGAGTGACAACACTGGAGGAGATTTCTCTCGGCCTTTCGGAAATCACAGACGCCTACATTACGAACATGCTCGAGCTCGCCAAATCTGAGGTCAACGCCGAGTTTGATGTGGCCGTGGTGGCAATGGGTCGCTGGGGTGGAGAGGAACTTGGATTTGGTTCGGATGCCGACGGCATGTTGGTTTACGACTCTCAGGAACTAACCTCTCAAGCTCACGGGGAGCAGATCGCCCAGCGGCTGCTAACGCTGGTGCGCGATTACCTGTTGGAGTTTGAATTAGATCTGGGATTACGGCCTGAAGGGAAAAATGGCCCCCTGATTCGCTCTCTTCAGGGCTATGCCGGTTACTACGAGCGCTGGGCAGAGCCGTGGGAGTTTCAGGCTCTGCTCAGAGCGAGGGTTGTGAGCGGTTCGGTCAAGCTCCAGGATTCGTTCAAATCACTAATCGATTCCTATCGCTACCCAGAAAGCGTTCCGGCAAAGACTCTGATTGAAATTCGTCGTATTAAGGCCAGGGTCGAGCACGAGCGACTGCCCCAGGGAGCTGACCCCGCCCGCCACCTCAAGCTCGGTCGAGGATCACTCTCAGATGTTGAGTGGCTGGTCCAGCTGATGCAAATTGCTCACGCTGCCACTCACCCTAGCCTCAAGACCATTTCAACCGTCAAGGCGCTTAGAGAGCTGGGGGAGCTCGGCATCATCGACAGGGAATCCAGTGATCGGCTGCTGGCCGGCTGGATGATTGCGTCCAGGTCCAGAAGCGCCCAGGTGCTGGCATCGGATAAACGCTTGGATGTCTTACCCACTGACCTTCGTCAGTTGGAGGCCATGGCTCGGATTTTGGAGTATCAGCCAGGTGGCGCTAGTCAATTTGAGCAGGATTACCTGGCTGCCACGCGCAAATCCCGCAGTGCTTTCGAGAAGTACTTCGCGTAA